Proteins encoded in a region of the Corynebacterium genitalium ATCC 33030 genome:
- a CDS encoding sensor histidine kinase: MTQKTNGGHYHLVEAGIWLILLVSPLAGLFTMELPTWQYVAGAGLIVVFGAVYLCAHTIRVHSKDTVNAALWVIALLIPMIGVTAIMGVWGATMLPYITAVTGSLMPVRMHTIVDLAIISVFGVFVFLTGNLTAWIFFGASVLIAVTVGTQVSATRLSDERVHLAAELELARQRESIYRDVHDLLGHSLTVINVKTSLARRLVDVDKQEAAKELDEIVELSRQSLEDVRRAVRTTHTPSLTAEVEAASSALAAAGIEPRINVHGATDSSLFGWVLREAVTNVIRHSQATECEIDVTPHRLVVADNGIGLPPGTRLGSIADRVSAAGGSLVVPPTDSGTRLEVTA; this comes from the coding sequence GTGACCCAGAAAACGAACGGTGGCCACTACCACCTCGTTGAGGCCGGCATCTGGCTGATCCTCTTGGTCAGCCCGCTCGCCGGCTTGTTCACCATGGAGCTCCCCACCTGGCAGTACGTAGCCGGTGCCGGATTGATCGTGGTCTTCGGCGCGGTGTACCTGTGCGCGCACACGATCCGTGTGCACAGTAAGGACACTGTCAACGCGGCGTTGTGGGTGATCGCCCTCCTGATCCCCATGATCGGGGTGACCGCCATCATGGGGGTGTGGGGGGCCACAATGCTCCCCTACATCACGGCCGTGACCGGATCACTCATGCCAGTGCGCATGCACACGATCGTGGATCTCGCCATCATTTCGGTGTTCGGTGTCTTCGTATTCCTCACGGGAAACCTGACGGCGTGGATTTTCTTCGGCGCGTCCGTGCTCATCGCGGTGACGGTAGGAACGCAGGTCAGCGCGACCAGGCTTAGCGACGAGCGCGTCCACCTCGCCGCTGAGCTCGAGCTGGCGCGACAACGCGAGTCGATTTACCGGGACGTGCACGATCTATTGGGTCATTCGCTGACCGTGATCAATGTGAAGACGTCGCTGGCGCGCAGGCTGGTGGACGTCGACAAGCAAGAAGCGGCGAAGGAGCTGGATGAGATCGTGGAGCTGTCCCGCCAATCACTTGAGGACGTCCGGCGTGCTGTGCGGACAACCCACACGCCGTCGTTGACCGCCGAGGTGGAAGCGGCGAGCTCGGCACTGGCGGCGGCTGGAATCGAGCCGCGGATCAACGTTCACGGCGCCACCGACTCGTCACTGTTCGGATGGGTGCTGCGAGAGGCGGTGACCAACGTGATTCGGCACTCCCAGGCGACGGAGTGCGAGATCGACGTAACTCCGCACAGGCTGGTCGTGGCCGATAATGGCATCGGCTTGCCGCCGGGCACGCGTCTGGGGAGCATCGCCGACAGGGTGAGCGCTGCGGGCGGTTCACTCGTGGTTCCACCCACCGATTCCGGAACGCGGCTGGAGGTGACAGCATGA
- a CDS encoding response regulator transcription factor → MIRVLIADDQGLLVGALSALLNLEKDIEVVATCRTGDGVVDAVREHNVDVALLDIEMPGRTGLELAADLAGSPCKVVIVTTFGRPGYLRTALEAGAAGFIVKDTPPDQLADAVRRAHAGMRVVDPQVAEESLFTPPSPLTAREVEVAREALTGAEIKQIAARLNLSTGTVRNHISAIMTKTGAPNRYAAARTCNDNGWL, encoded by the coding sequence ATGATTCGCGTGCTCATCGCCGACGACCAAGGGTTGCTCGTGGGCGCGCTATCGGCCTTGCTCAACCTGGAGAAGGATATTGAGGTCGTAGCCACCTGCCGGACCGGTGACGGTGTCGTCGACGCTGTGCGGGAGCATAACGTAGATGTGGCGTTGCTCGACATTGAAATGCCCGGCCGGACCGGGTTGGAACTCGCCGCTGACTTGGCAGGGTCGCCGTGCAAGGTAGTCATTGTCACCACGTTCGGCCGGCCCGGATACCTGCGCACAGCCCTGGAGGCTGGGGCCGCGGGGTTCATCGTCAAGGACACTCCCCCGGATCAGCTCGCCGACGCAGTACGGCGCGCTCACGCTGGCATGCGGGTGGTCGACCCGCAGGTTGCGGAAGAATCCCTGTTCACCCCACCGTCGCCACTGACTGCCCGGGAGGTCGAGGTGGCCCGCGAAGCCCTCACCGGCGCGGAGATCAAGCAGATCGCAGCACGGCTGAACCTCTCAACTGGGACGGTGCGCAACCACATCTCGGCCATCATGACCAAGACCGGCGCGCCCAACCGCTACGCTGCCGCACGCACCTGCAACGACAATGGCTGGCTCTGA
- the thiO gene encoding glycine oxidase ThiO has product MAGNIAVVGAGIIGLSTALTLADRGHSVTVYDPDPVSGATWHAGGMLAPAAEVVYKQDPLFPLMIAAGQWYPELINLTAKHTDKPTGYRTDGTIIVAKDRADKTHLEELQEYQELHGMTTERVTTREARTLEPALHPAIAGAVHIPGDHQVRPRLFAEALIDACRNANVTFIHEAIHDVDELDADQIVLANGLGARETTGWFEGENPLKLRPVYGDMVELRVPEHQRPLADRVIRGFVEDRPIYVIPRDGDGLTLGATTREDNRPDPQAGGVFQLLRDGIEILPAIEDCDIVETHAGARPGSPDDLPYLGRVSDRVVVSTGYFRHGILLAAVGARCGAELVEKQEPSVDLKACDPMRHRRQE; this is encoded by the coding sequence ATGGCAGGGAATATTGCAGTCGTTGGGGCAGGCATCATTGGCCTGTCCACCGCTCTGACGCTAGCGGACCGCGGCCACAGCGTCACTGTCTATGACCCTGATCCGGTCAGCGGCGCGACGTGGCACGCGGGCGGCATGCTCGCCCCCGCCGCAGAGGTCGTGTACAAGCAGGACCCGCTCTTTCCGCTCATGATTGCGGCTGGACAGTGGTACCCCGAGCTCATCAATCTCACCGCGAAGCACACAGATAAGCCCACCGGTTACCGGACCGACGGGACAATCATCGTGGCCAAGGATCGCGCGGACAAGACGCACCTTGAGGAGCTGCAGGAATACCAGGAACTGCACGGCATGACTACCGAGCGCGTGACCACCCGCGAGGCCCGCACGCTCGAGCCCGCGCTCCATCCCGCTATTGCCGGTGCCGTGCACATCCCCGGTGACCACCAGGTTCGGCCGCGGCTGTTCGCAGAGGCGCTTATCGACGCCTGCCGCAACGCAAACGTCACCTTCATCCACGAAGCGATCCATGACGTCGATGAACTCGATGCGGACCAGATTGTGTTGGCCAACGGCCTCGGCGCTCGAGAGACCACCGGCTGGTTCGAGGGCGAGAACCCGCTCAAGTTGCGCCCCGTCTACGGCGACATGGTGGAGCTGCGCGTGCCGGAGCACCAGCGCCCGTTGGCGGACCGGGTGATCCGCGGCTTCGTCGAGGACCGGCCCATCTATGTCATTCCGCGCGACGGCGACGGGCTGACCCTCGGTGCGACCACCCGGGAAGACAACCGCCCCGACCCGCAGGCCGGAGGCGTGTTCCAATTGCTGCGTGACGGGATTGAGATCCTGCCCGCCATCGAAGACTGCGACATCGTGGAAACCCATGCCGGTGCCCGGCCGGGCTCCCCCGACGACCTGCCCTACCTCGGCAGAGTCAGTGACCGAGTGGTCGTGTCCACAGGGTATTTCCGGCACGGTATCTTGCTCGCGGCAGTGGGGGCTCGGTGCGGGGCTGAGCTCGTCGAAAAGCAGGAGCCGTCCGTAGACTTGAAAGCCTGCGATCCAATGCGTCACAGGAGGCAAGAATGA
- the thiS gene encoding sulfur carrier protein ThiS produces the protein MNLIVNDENVTTDTTDVQKLLEERLGEVPKGTAVAINGDVVPQSEWATRVLEDGAHVDILTAVQGG, from the coding sequence ATGAATCTGATCGTGAACGATGAAAACGTCACCACCGACACCACCGACGTTCAGAAGTTGCTGGAAGAGCGCCTGGGCGAGGTGCCCAAGGGCACCGCTGTCGCCATCAACGGCGATGTTGTGCCGCAGTCGGAGTGGGCCACCCGCGTGCTTGAGGACGGCGCCCACGTGGACATCCTCACCGCTGTCCAAGGAGGCTAG
- a CDS encoding thiazole synthase has protein sequence MLEIAGKQFDSHLIMGTGGATSQDMLERALVASGTELTTVAMRRFAAQKNDGEQGESVFDLLERLGIAPLPNTAGCRTARDAVITAKLAREALGTDWVKLEVIADDRTLLPDVVETVDACEMLIDEGFTVLAYSSDDPVAAKKLEDIGAAAVMPLGSPIGTGLGILNPHNIELICSRAEVPVLVDAGVGTASDAALAMELGCSGVLLASAINRCQDPEAMARAMRLAVEAGSAARGAGRIPKREHAVASSSFEGLASWADQVL, from the coding sequence GTGCTCGAGATCGCCGGCAAGCAGTTCGACTCGCACCTGATCATGGGCACTGGCGGGGCGACCTCGCAGGACATGCTCGAGCGTGCGCTTGTCGCATCGGGCACAGAGCTGACGACAGTCGCGATGCGCCGCTTTGCTGCCCAGAAGAACGACGGCGAGCAGGGTGAAAGCGTCTTCGACCTGCTCGAGCGTCTTGGCATCGCTCCCCTGCCCAACACTGCTGGGTGCCGCACCGCCCGCGACGCGGTCATCACCGCGAAGCTCGCGCGTGAGGCGCTGGGTACCGACTGGGTGAAGCTCGAGGTCATTGCGGACGACCGCACGCTACTGCCCGACGTCGTGGAGACCGTCGACGCGTGCGAGATGCTCATCGATGAAGGCTTCACCGTCCTCGCTTACAGCTCTGATGACCCGGTGGCCGCGAAGAAGCTCGAGGACATCGGTGCGGCGGCCGTGATGCCGCTGGGTTCGCCCATTGGCACGGGCTTGGGCATTCTCAACCCGCACAACATCGAGCTCATTTGCTCGCGGGCCGAGGTTCCCGTGCTTGTCGACGCTGGAGTTGGCACCGCCTCGGACGCCGCCCTGGCCATGGAACTCGGCTGCTCGGGCGTGCTGCTCGCCAGCGCCATCAACCGGTGCCAAGACCCCGAAGCGATGGCGCGGGCGATGCGTCTTGCAGTCGAGGCCGGTTCGGCTGCGCGCGGGGCGGGGCGGATTCCGAAACGGGAGCACGCGGTGGCGTCGTCAAGCTTTGAAGGGCTAGCAAGCTGGGCAGACCAGGTGCTGTAG
- a CDS encoding cation diffusion facilitator family transporter: MDEQKLLERFMWLSIAASVLVIGLKLVAAWVTGSVGFLSDAIESTINLVAASVGLWAIKLAAKPADDNHNFGHARAEYFAAQVEGFLILVASVVIIITAVGRIINPQPLEQLGIGLVFSIVATAINAGVGIVLIRAGKKYRSTTLDADGRHLITDVWTTVGVIVGMALVWLTGWEILDPIVALLVGANILFTGYSLLRGAILGLLAETLPEDEVATVKSFLADYSAAHGVEFTSVRTTAAGRQRFVDLVMQVPGQWTVDKSHDHADAVEEGIAAALGGAETIIHVEPLGHPTTVGPMTPQIPPVSAD; the protein is encoded by the coding sequence ATGGACGAGCAGAAACTGCTGGAACGGTTCATGTGGCTGTCCATTGCCGCATCGGTCTTAGTCATCGGCCTGAAACTCGTCGCGGCCTGGGTGACCGGGTCGGTCGGTTTCTTATCGGACGCGATCGAATCGACCATCAATCTCGTCGCCGCGAGCGTCGGATTGTGGGCAATCAAGCTGGCCGCGAAGCCGGCAGACGACAACCACAACTTCGGCCACGCCCGCGCCGAATACTTCGCCGCGCAGGTGGAAGGCTTCCTCATCCTGGTGGCGTCGGTGGTGATCATCATCACCGCAGTGGGGCGCATCATCAACCCGCAGCCGCTGGAACAGCTCGGCATCGGCTTGGTGTTCTCCATCGTGGCCACCGCCATCAACGCCGGTGTGGGCATTGTGCTCATCCGCGCCGGCAAGAAGTACCGCTCCACCACCCTCGACGCGGACGGGCGTCACCTGATCACCGACGTGTGGACCACCGTCGGCGTCATCGTGGGCATGGCATTGGTGTGGCTGACAGGTTGGGAGATCCTCGACCCGATCGTCGCGCTGCTGGTAGGTGCGAACATCCTGTTCACCGGTTACTCCCTGCTGCGCGGGGCCATCCTGGGTCTGCTGGCGGAGACGCTGCCGGAGGATGAGGTCGCCACTGTGAAGTCCTTCCTCGCTGACTACTCCGCTGCTCACGGCGTCGAGTTCACCTCCGTGCGCACGACAGCCGCAGGCCGTCAGCGCTTCGTTGACCTGGTGATGCAGGTGCCGGGTCAGTGGACCGTGGATAAGTCCCACGACCACGCTGACGCTGTCGAAGAAGGCATTGCCGCAGCCCTGGGCGGGGCCGAAACGATCATTCACGTTGAGCCGTTGGGCCACCCGACCACCGTCGGGCCGATGACGCCCCAAATCCCCCCGGTGAGCGCTGACTAG
- a CDS encoding ThiF family adenylyltransferase, translated as MSDLHENELRRTARQMNLPGFGPEQQEALQRAHVFVIGAGGLGCPIMQTLAATGVGHISLIDDDMVDLTNIHRQILFGASDVGRKKIEVAAERLRELQPGIRVDTIEGRLDASNATDLLDGVDVLIEGSDTFSTKFLAADAAEITGTPLVWGSVLRYRGDVALWWTGPGAPETGAGMRDLYPEQPDADSVPDCATAGVLGVTTSVVGGLMSTEVVKFLTGIGDSTPGKLHIYDALTASIRQFTVTRDPGRPLVTKVAPDYGEVCTVPEGAGPLVDKLERGEAIALDVREPHEKAIKDLPVPGHLLPTSDIELHPNMAAELIDDLPEHSEVVVYCASGVRSQWFVDTFQPLADQRDIRLVNLPGGVNAL; from the coding sequence ATGAGCGATCTACACGAGAATGAGCTTCGCCGTACTGCCCGGCAGATGAACCTGCCCGGCTTCGGGCCTGAGCAGCAAGAAGCGCTTCAGCGCGCCCATGTGTTCGTCATCGGCGCAGGTGGCTTGGGGTGCCCGATCATGCAGACGCTTGCGGCGACAGGCGTCGGGCACATTTCGCTTATCGACGATGACATGGTCGACTTGACCAACATCCACCGCCAGATCCTCTTCGGGGCCTCCGACGTTGGGCGGAAGAAGATCGAGGTGGCAGCAGAACGCCTCCGGGAACTGCAACCAGGCATCCGCGTTGACACGATCGAGGGCCGGCTGGATGCGTCGAACGCGACGGATCTCCTCGACGGGGTCGATGTGCTGATCGAGGGCTCCGACACCTTCTCCACCAAGTTCCTCGCCGCCGACGCCGCCGAGATCACCGGCACTCCCCTGGTGTGGGGCTCGGTGCTGCGTTACCGCGGCGATGTGGCGTTGTGGTGGACCGGCCCCGGTGCACCTGAGACCGGAGCTGGCATGCGTGACCTCTACCCCGAACAACCAGACGCGGACTCCGTGCCGGATTGCGCGACGGCGGGTGTGCTCGGTGTGACTACGTCGGTGGTCGGCGGACTCATGTCCACTGAGGTGGTGAAGTTCCTCACCGGCATCGGCGACTCCACACCCGGCAAGCTGCACATTTATGACGCTCTGACCGCGTCCATCCGCCAGTTCACTGTCACGCGGGATCCAGGCCGACCGCTGGTCACCAAGGTAGCTCCAGATTATGGCGAGGTGTGCACGGTGCCGGAGGGGGCGGGTCCACTCGTCGATAAGCTTGAGCGCGGTGAGGCGATCGCGCTCGATGTGCGCGAACCGCACGAGAAAGCCATTAAAGACCTGCCGGTGCCCGGGCACTTGTTGCCCACGTCCGACATCGAACTCCACCCGAACATGGCCGCAGAGCTTATCGACGATCTCCCGGAGCACTCCGAAGTCGTTGTCTACTGCGCGTCCGGCGTGCGGTCCCAATGGTTCGTCGACACGTTCCAGCCATTGGCAGACCAGCGCGACATCCGGCTAGTCAACCTGCCGGGCGGTGTGAACGCGCTCTAG
- a CDS encoding aminotransferase class V-fold PLP-dependent enzyme has product MTDSACNQLPRHDVDPGGLLEYSAVFSDRSLNHMSARFIGVMQELQEILRSTYNASSMAVIPGGGTFAMESVARQFVRGKKALVIRTGQFSYRWSQIFEMGSLADETIVLGAEPTTEEARPSYTPPAIENAVARIREERPSFVIAAHVETAAGLELPDDYITELARAAHDAGGLMILDCVASGAKWIDMAATGVDILLTAPQKGWSGSPATGYVMFSEAARAELDNTTSDSFAMDLAKWTAISEGYVGGSAAYHATMPTDTIEHNLEVMKEAQETGLEQLTERQVELGSRIRGVLADAGFRSVAAEGFEASSIVVMHATAPEQQNGSAFKQAGLQIAAGVPLQIGEAEDFSTFRIGLFGLDKWGDVDRAVERFEDALKQVLS; this is encoded by the coding sequence ATGACTGATTCCGCGTGCAACCAGCTCCCCCGCCACGACGTCGACCCCGGCGGTCTTCTTGAATACTCGGCCGTGTTCAGCGACCGGTCTCTCAACCACATGTCCGCCCGCTTCATCGGCGTCATGCAAGAGCTGCAGGAGATTCTGCGCTCCACCTACAACGCCTCCAGCATGGCTGTGATCCCCGGCGGCGGAACCTTCGCTATGGAATCTGTCGCCCGCCAGTTCGTGCGCGGCAAGAAGGCACTGGTCATCCGGACCGGCCAGTTCTCCTACCGCTGGTCCCAGATCTTCGAGATGGGTTCGCTCGCCGACGAGACAATCGTGCTGGGCGCCGAGCCGACCACCGAGGAGGCACGCCCCTCCTACACCCCGCCGGCAATTGAGAATGCCGTCGCCCGCATTCGTGAGGAGCGCCCATCCTTCGTCATCGCCGCGCACGTGGAAACCGCAGCCGGTCTTGAACTGCCGGACGACTACATCACCGAGCTGGCCCGCGCCGCCCACGACGCCGGCGGCCTGATGATTCTTGACTGCGTCGCCTCCGGCGCGAAATGGATCGACATGGCAGCAACTGGAGTGGACATCTTGCTCACCGCCCCGCAGAAGGGCTGGTCTGGCTCCCCGGCCACCGGTTACGTCATGTTCTCTGAAGCTGCCCGAGCCGAGCTGGACAACACCACCTCCGACTCTTTCGCCATGGACCTGGCCAAGTGGACCGCCATTTCTGAGGGGTACGTGGGCGGTTCCGCTGCCTACCACGCGACGATGCCGACGGACACCATCGAGCACAACCTCGAGGTGATGAAGGAAGCGCAAGAGACCGGCCTGGAGCAGCTCACCGAGCGCCAGGTCGAGCTGGGCAGCCGCATCCGTGGCGTGCTGGCAGACGCTGGCTTCCGCTCCGTCGCCGCCGAAGGTTTTGAGGCTTCCTCCATCGTGGTCATGCACGCTACGGCCCCCGAGCAGCAGAACGGCTCCGCCTTCAAGCAGGCCGGTCTGCAGATCGCCGCTGGCGTCCCGCTCCAGATTGGTGAAGCTGAAGACTTCTCCACCTTCCGCATCGGCCTGTTCGGCCTGGACAAGTGGGGCGATGTCGACCGCGCCGTGGAGCGCTTCGAGGACGCGCTCAAGCAGGTGCTGTCCTAG
- a CDS encoding LLM class oxidoreductase, which produces MDHEQSLLDLSTSPYWELPGFQRTFRPGELTVGLSLPIEENAEANPTDSLDNQLRLVQKAQDGGIAAVWVRDIPLRVETFGDVGQVYDPWMYLSYLAARTSIIALGTAAIVVPFQHPLLLAKRAATIDRLSGGRFLMGVATGDRPEEFPAFGMDKGIRAEVFREHVHAYRRATTTSHKPLRWEVAGQGFKMGGSDVVPKPSAREVPLLATGSCQQTLQWRAEHTHGWFMYHKGLDVQRVNVANWNAAVAEWAAREGAEGAAAFKPFAESLWLDLSTNPDEPASGGTFGYRLGRNVLIQLLKSQRSMGIHHVSVNFRTSTRPAEEQIDELIEHVVPALR; this is translated from the coding sequence ATGGACCACGAACAGTCGCTTCTTGACCTCTCCACCTCTCCGTACTGGGAGCTCCCCGGCTTCCAACGGACGTTCCGGCCCGGCGAGCTCACAGTGGGCCTATCGCTGCCGATTGAAGAGAACGCCGAGGCCAACCCCACTGACAGCCTGGATAACCAGCTGCGTCTTGTGCAGAAAGCGCAGGACGGTGGGATCGCAGCCGTGTGGGTGCGCGATATCCCGCTGCGGGTGGAGACCTTCGGTGACGTCGGCCAGGTCTATGACCCGTGGATGTATCTGAGTTACCTAGCCGCGCGCACGTCCATCATCGCGCTGGGTACGGCGGCGATTGTGGTGCCCTTCCAGCATCCGCTTTTGCTGGCCAAGCGCGCGGCCACGATTGACCGGCTGTCCGGCGGGCGTTTCCTCATGGGCGTGGCCACGGGGGACAGGCCCGAAGAGTTCCCGGCGTTCGGCATGGATAAAGGCATACGCGCGGAGGTCTTCCGCGAGCATGTGCATGCTTATCGACGCGCCACCACCACCTCCCACAAACCCCTCCGCTGGGAAGTTGCCGGGCAGGGCTTCAAGATGGGGGGATCGGATGTGGTGCCCAAGCCATCTGCGCGTGAGGTGCCGTTGCTGGCCACCGGCTCATGCCAGCAGACGCTCCAGTGGCGTGCAGAGCACACCCACGGCTGGTTCATGTACCACAAGGGCCTCGACGTGCAGCGGGTGAACGTGGCGAACTGGAATGCCGCAGTCGCCGAGTGGGCCGCGCGCGAGGGCGCCGAAGGGGCAGCAGCGTTCAAGCCGTTCGCCGAGTCGCTGTGGCTCGACCTGTCCACCAACCCCGATGAGCCGGCTAGCGGCGGCACGTTCGGGTACCGGTTAGGGCGCAATGTGTTGATCCAACTGCTGAAGTCACAGCGCAGCATGGGCATCCACCACGTATCGGTGAACTTCCGCACTTCCACGCGGCCGGCAGAGGAGCAGATCGACGAGCTCATCGAGCACGTTGTGCCTGCGCTGCGCTAG
- a CDS encoding SMI1/KNR4 family protein, whose amino-acid sequence MSEPNDDHLGEIVPCRFTEADFETGLACMPGWVPAEYRNFLEQHGVVHIAGVDWLSPASAPNSPFSVESGYEQLTQSAEMFGEDPDRWFPVAIFDLDEFALYHLKDDGSTEFGHFHFEDLEYVEGPFPTMTDWMRTYTEEI is encoded by the coding sequence ATGAGCGAACCGAACGACGATCACCTAGGAGAAATTGTCCCTTGCAGATTCACCGAAGCTGATTTCGAAACGGGCCTGGCATGCATGCCGGGGTGGGTTCCCGCTGAATACCGGAATTTCCTCGAACAGCACGGAGTTGTCCACATCGCCGGTGTGGACTGGCTTTCACCGGCCTCCGCACCAAATAGCCCTTTCAGCGTTGAATCTGGCTATGAGCAACTGACCCAATCAGCGGAGATGTTCGGAGAAGACCCGGATAGATGGTTCCCGGTTGCAATCTTTGACCTCGATGAATTCGCGTTGTACCACCTCAAGGACGACGGCTCCACGGAATTTGGCCACTTCCACTTCGAGGACCTGGAATATGTCGAAGGTCCATTCCCGACAATGACAGACTGGATGCGCACCTACACGGAGGAAATCTGA
- a CDS encoding pentapeptide repeat-containing protein produces the protein MADPANALPDKVTGPVDNMLFDEHVFESVTFHGALFRNCTFNAVAFHNCTFRTVRFENCRIQQPRFEKSTVEHIALIDTAVISPVHPLKGDWFDRISGSTLTDVVLCKGKFLYDIVEHTTISGHLEDVNFMEHHTKTQLDEVDLSQCTLANVSFTGVPMQRVKLSEHDQSFVDENWIQTAEELHRLTLSYFDDDDSRKRKAAEQLFNIIEGDASNFRSKYDLRRPDLESLGYDERRGARYIDELSGTTKPEWIREPIAELYAEVGWTPSSPTR, from the coding sequence ATGGCCGATCCCGCAAACGCACTGCCCGACAAGGTCACGGGGCCTGTCGACAACATGCTTTTCGACGAGCACGTGTTTGAGTCCGTGACGTTCCATGGTGCCCTGTTCCGCAATTGCACATTCAATGCCGTGGCTTTCCACAATTGCACGTTTAGAACCGTGCGGTTTGAAAACTGCCGCATTCAGCAACCACGGTTCGAAAAATCAACGGTTGAACACATCGCCTTGATTGATACCGCAGTCATCTCCCCCGTTCACCCGCTGAAAGGTGATTGGTTCGACCGGATCAGTGGAAGCACGCTGACCGATGTCGTCCTGTGCAAGGGTAAATTCCTCTACGACATCGTCGAGCACACCACGATCAGCGGACACCTCGAAGACGTCAACTTCATGGAGCATCACACCAAGACGCAGCTGGACGAGGTCGACCTGTCCCAGTGCACCCTGGCGAACGTCAGCTTCACTGGCGTGCCGATGCAGCGCGTCAAACTGTCCGAGCATGACCAGAGCTTCGTCGACGAGAACTGGATCCAGACCGCTGAAGAGCTCCACCGGCTCACATTGTCCTACTTCGACGACGATGACTCGCGCAAGCGTAAAGCGGCAGAGCAGCTGTTCAACATCATTGAAGGTGACGCATCGAACTTCCGCTCGAAGTACGACCTTCGTCGTCCCGACCTGGAAAGCCTCGGTTACGACGAACGACGCGGAGCACGCTACATTGATGAACTGTCTGGCACGACGAAACCAGAATGGATCCGCGAACCGATCGCCGAACTCTACGCAGAGGTCGGCTGGACACCGTCGAGCCCCACACGATAA